The segment TCAGCCTACTTTGATGCCAGGTGTCGACTGCTCGGCCGAGCCGGCGTTTGCGCCCCTGCCTGGATTATGTGAGTTCCGCCTACTTTAACTCATCTCCCTCTCTTCGGGAAACTTTGACGCCCACCCGTGGCGGCATTGTCTTTCGCCGGCTCCGGCGAGGATATCCTGGCAGCTTACTGCCTATCCGGCTCTATCGTGCGATGGCAGTTGGGCGACAATCAGCGTCTGGTGGATGCTCTGAATGTCGAGCCTTTTGGCTGTTCGTCGGTAGCGTTCGACCAGGCAGGAAAACTGGCGGCGGTAGGCGGCGGCAGCATTCCGCCTACACAGGCGGCCGGTTATGCGGTGAGCTTCAAGGGAGGACGGCTATGGGACCTGGAGCAACGAAAACTCAAATTCAAGTCAAGGGATTTATCCCTTGTAGATGTACTAATCAGCCCCGATGGCAAATGGTATGTCGAGGTGACGCAGGCAGGTCCAGATGTCTACGAAACAAGCATGGGGGATGACCTGGTGTATGGTTATGTCTGGATGGGGGAACCATGGACTGCTGCCGGCATCGATTCGACCGGCGAATGGGTGGCCTATGCCTCGGCTGACGGTAGGATTGATATCGAGCCAACCACATCAAGCCGGGGAAGAGAGGGGCGTGGGGGGATTCTCGGTCTGGACAGAGCAGAACCGACCCTCGACATCGCCTTCGATCCCTTTCATCGTTATGTTGCCACTGTTACGACGAACACTTTCGCGCTGTGGGAACTCCGCAATTGGGATAGCCTTGTTCTGGAGCAGGCGCTCGCAAACCCGACATCTCTTGGTGACGTGACCTTCAGCCCAGATGGAAAGCTACTGGCCGTGGCGACGGCAGCTGGCTGGCAGATCTGGTCGGTCAAGGATAGGCAATTGCTGCTGGAGAACCCGCAGGCGACGTACGCTCTCGCCTTCAGCCCCGACGGACGCCTTTTTGCCTGGGGAGACGCCAACGGAGTAGTGCACATCTGGGGAGCGCCTGACCAGGGGGCATCATGATCCTGCGCCGAATCCTTATTCTTGTCATCTCGATCTTCATAGCGGTGGGGATTGCATGGCTGGGCTGGCGGCTCCGCATCGACTGGCTTCGTCCTGAGCGGAGCGCTTATTCGATGGAGTTGGTTCCGGGCCTTCATTACAGGCGCGAAGCGCGCTCCTCGCCTCGACCACTGCTCATTCACATCCTAACCGTCGACCTCCACCAGCCCGGCCTCGGAGTGCTGGTAACGCCTGGGAATCGGACAGAAAGAGGCGAAATCAGTGCACGCACCACCTCAGCTTTTGCAAGAGAGTTCGGGGTACAGGTTGCCATCAATGGCAGCTTTTTCGAGCCATTTCATGCCGGGGCCTGGCCCTGGGACTATTACCCGCACAGCGGTGATCCCGTCGATGTCACGGGGCTGGCGATTTCCGATGGCCGCATCTATTCGTCAGCTGACAACAAACACCCAGTCCTGTGCATCGTCGGTGATCGTTTTACACTGGGGAGTCTCCAATGCCCCCCTGCCACGACAGAAGCGCTTGCCGGCGACCGTGTCTTGGTGCAGGCGGGCAAGTTGAGCTACAGCGAACGGGCCCCCGCCCTTCATCCGAGAACCATGGTGGCCCTGGCGCCAAATGGCAATACCTTGTGGTTGGTCATTGTTGATGGACGACAGACTGGCTATAGCGAAGGTGTTACGCTGACCGAACTGGCTGAAATCGCCCTGGAACTCGGGGCTGACTCAGCCATGTCGCTCGATGGTGGCGGCTCAAGTACACTCGTCGCCGCGATCCATGGAGAGGTCCGGGTTTTGAATTCACCTATCCACCAGGATATCCCGATGTTCGAAAGACCGGTCGCAAACCATTTGGGCGTCTATGTTTCAGACTAGCGATCATCCTTCGACTTCGCTCACAGCCTGCCCTGAACCAAGTGAAGAAACAAGTCAGGGCAGCACGGCCGCGGCGGCCAATGGCAACGAGACCGGCAAGCTGCTATACAAGCCCTGGGGCGAGAGCCGCTACAGCAGCGGCAGCACGCCCACCACCCTCTCACACGGGCGTGCTCATCTCGCGGCGAACATGGGGGATAGAATGGGGCTGTTTCTGGCGGTCATTTTGGCGGACAATGATATAATGGCCCTGCGCCCCATTCATCACTCAGGAAGGCGCGGCAGCTCGCTCCCACATGTCCCTCCTCACCGCTCACCGCCTGGCCATGTCCTACGGCCCCCTCGATGTCTTCGAGGGGGTCGATCTTGCTGTGGCCAACGGCGACCGCATCGGTTTGGTCGGCCCCAATGGCGAGGGCAAAACCACCCTCCTCCGCATCCTGGCCGGGCAACTCCAGCCCACGGCCGGGGCCGTCCACCGCCGCCGGGGCCTGCGCATCGGCTACCTGCCCCAGGACCCGCCCCCGCCCGGCGACAAAACCCTGTGGGACGACCTGCTCGAAGTCTTCGCCGGCTTGCGGGCCGAAGAAGCCGCCCTGCGCGACCTGGAGGCGCAGATGGCCGACCCCGACCACGGCGAGGCGGCCCTGGCCCTCTATGCCGAACGCCAGCATCGCTTCGAGTTGGCCGGCGGCTACGACTATCCCCTGCGCATCCAGCAGACGCTCACCGGGCTGGGCTTCCGGCCCGACCAGTTCGACCTGCCCCTCAACTTCCTCAGCGGCGGCCAACGCACCCGCGGCCTCCTGGCCCGGCTGCTGCTGGAAAAACCCGACCTGCTCCTGCTCGACGAACCCACCAACCACCTCGACCTCAATGCCGTCGAATGGCTGGAGGACGCCCTCCTGGGCTGGGAAGGCGCCATGATCCTGGTCGCACACGACCGCTATTTTCTGGATCGGGTGGCCACCAAGACCTGGGAGATGGCCTGGGGCGAATTGACGGCCTACCGCGGCAACTACAGCCATTACGTCATCCAGCGTGAAGATCGGCTGGAACGGCTGCGCAAAGATTACGAGGCGCAGCAGGAATTCATCGCCAAAGAAGAGGACTACATCCGCCGCAACCTGGCCGGGCAGAACACCCGCCAGGCCCAGGGCCGGCGCACCCGGCTGGAACGCCTGCTGGCGGCCGACCGGCTGGCTGCGCCCCGCCATCGACATCGCCTCAACCTGGCCTTCCAGAATCGGCTGCGCAGCGGCACGCTGGTGCTGGCCACCTCCGGCCTGGTGGCCGGCTATCACGCCCGGCCCACACCGGTGAGCAGCATGGATCGATCGGGCGGCATCGCCTACACTGGCAACGGCCCCATCCAGCCCGAAGACACGGTGCTGTTCTCGGCCGAGGATGTGCTGCTGAAGCGCGGCGAGCGTGTGGGCGTCATCGGCCCCAACGGCGCCGGCAAGACGACCTTCGTCAGGACGCTGCTGGGGCAGATCCCGCCCCTGGCCGGAGAACTGCGGCTGGGCGCCAGCCTGCGGCCCGGCTATCTGGCCCAGGTGCAGGCCGCCCTCAAACCAGAGTGGACGGCGCTCGATGCCTTGACCGACGCCGACCCCCGCCTCCTCCCCGCCGAGGCGCGGCACATCCTCGCCCGCTATCTCTTCACCGACGACGATGTCTTCAAAACCGTGGACACACTCAGCGGTGGGCAGCGCAGCCGCCTGGCCCTGGCCCGCCTCAGCCGCCAGCAGGCCAACTTCCTGGTGTTGGACGAACCGACCAACCACCTGGATATCGAGTCGCAGGAAGTGCTGGAGGCGATGCTGGCCGAGTTCAACGGCACGGTGCTGCTGGTCTCGCACGACCGCTATCTGATCGACGCCATCGCCACCCAGGTGTGGGCCATCCAGGGCGGGCGGATGCGGGCCTACGAGGGCAATTACTCGTCCTATCTGGCCGCCCGCGCCGCCGAAGCGGCGCAGCAGTCGTCAGCCGAGGTCGCCCGCACCGAATCGCAACAGCAGCGCGAACGCTCGCGCGAGGAGCGGCGCAAACGGCGGGAAGATGAAAAACGCCAGGCCGAGGCCGCCGCGGTCGAATCCGAGATCGAAACCCTGGAAAACCAACTGGCCGAGATCGGCGAGGCCCTGGCCCGCGCCAGCCATGCCCAACGCCTGGGCGAGGTACAGGCCCTGGGCGAGCGCTACGTCGATGTCGAGCAGCAACTTCACCAGCTGCTTGAAAGCTGGGCCGAAATGGCCTGAAATCAAGATCTAATACACAAAAACCAACACAAAGGCACGAAGTTCACAAAGATCAACACAAAGAAGTATAATAGTATTTCCTTCGTGTTTTCTTTGTGTTCTTCGTGTCTTAGTGTTGAAGTTCAAAACTGAGAACTGTCCCCTCCTCAAAAAAACACCAAACCAAAATTATGAAAGACACCCTCATCATCGGTCTGACCGGCAACATCGGCACCGGCAAGACCACCGTCCTCAAGCTGCTGCGCGCCTATGGCGCCTGCACCATCGACGCCGACGATGTCGCCCACGAGGTCATCCAACCCGGCCAACCGGCCCATGCCCAGGTCGTGGCCGCCTTCGGCCAGGAAATCTTGGATGACAGCGGCATCATCGACCGCAAACGCCTGGGCCAGATCGTCTTCAACGACCCCAACAAGCTGGCGCGGTTGGAGCACCTCATCCACCCCGCCATTATCGCCCGCATCAACGCCCTGATCGAGGCCGCCAACGAAGCGGTCGTCGTCATCGAGGCGATCAAATTGCTGGAGGCCGGGATGGCGGCCACTCTGTGCGACCAGGTCTGGGTCGTCACCTCGCCGGTCGAGCAGCAGATCGAGCGGCTGATGGCCGAGCGTGGGATGACCCGCGCCGCCGCCCTCGCCCGCCTCTCCAGCCAAAGCCCGCAATCGTTCAAAGTCAGCCAGGCCGATGTCGTCATCGATAACAGCGGTAGCCTGGCCCAACTCGAACGACAGGTGCAGGCCGCCTGGCAACGACTGCCCTTGTTCGTCCCCGCCTGACGCTTGCCATTCACAATTTGATCCGCGAAGAACGCGAAGAAACGCGAAGAAAACAAACCCTTCGCCCCCTTCGCGTCCTTCGCGGATCACCCCACTCTTCGCCCCCTTCGCGTCCTTCGCGGATCACCCAACCCCTCCGCTCCCTTCGCGTCCTTCGCGGATCACCCCACTCTTCGCCCCCTTCGCGTCCTTCGCGGATCACCCAACCCCTGATTTGTCATTCATCCCATGAGCAGGCTCCAGAATCTTTGGCGCGACCACCCCAACCTCGTCTCCTTTGCCGTCCTGGCAGTGGGGATGCTGGTCATCCTCTTTTTCTCGGCCCGGCATGTGGGCTTCAGCCCCGGCCAATGGCTGGCCCTGGCCATCGCCACCCTCGTGCTGGCGGGGCTTTGCGTCTGGATCATCAACTGGGAAAGCGGCGATGAGGAGGAAAGCGCCGGATGAGCACGAAACGCGACTACTACGAGATCTTAGGCGTCGACCGCAAAGCCTCGGCCGAGGAGATCAAGCGCGCCTACCGCCGGCTGGCCAAGCAATACCACCCCGATGTCTACAAGGGCGGCGACGGCGACCAGCATTTCAAGGAGATCAACGAGGCGCACGAGGTGCTCAGCGACCCCGACAAGCGCGCCGCCTATGACCGCTTCGGCCATGCCGGGGTGAGCGGGGCCGCCGGGGCCGGGCCAGGCGGGCCGGGCGCGGGCTTCCCCGACATCACCGACATCTTCACCGAGTTCTTCGGCGGCGGCTTTGGCGGCTTTGCCCGCGGCCCGCAACGCGGCCCGGTGCGCGGGGCCGACCTGCGCTACAACCTGACGATCGAGTTCGAAGAAGCCGTGATGGGGGCAGAGAAGGAGATCGAGATCACCCGCGAGGAGAGCTGCCCCCGCTGCACCGGCACAGGCGCCGAGCCGGGCACCTCGCCCATTCGCTGCCCCACCTGCAACGGCAGCGGCGAGGTGCGCCAGCGCCAACAGACCATCCTGGGCACCTTCGTCAACGCCAGCACCTGCCCGCGCTGCCGCGGCGAGGGCGAGATCGTCACCACCGCCTGCCAGCAGTGCAACGGCGAGCGCATCGTGGGGGTCAGCCGGCGGCTGCGGGTCAAGATTCCGCCCGGCGTCGATGACGGCACCCGCATCCGCCTGGCCAACGAAGGCGCGGCCGGGCTGCGCGGCGGGCCGAACGGCAATCTCTACGTCTTCCTCAACGTCAAGGCGCACAAATATTTCCGCCGCCAGGAGAACGACATCCTCCTCGACCTGCCGGTGAACATCGCCCAGGCTGTGTTGGGGGCCGAACTGGAGGCGCCCACGCTGGATGGCCCCCGCTCCGTCAAAGTGCCGCCAGGCTCGCAGCCGGGCAAAGTGCTGCGGCTGAAAGGCCTGGGCGTGCCCCACCTGCGCGGCAGCGGTCGTGGCGACATGCTGTTCACCGTCCGGGTGGCCATCCCCACCCAATTGAACGACGAACAGCGGCGGCTCTTCGAGCAACTGGCCGAAAGCCTGGGCAGCGCCGCCGACAAACCCGAAGGCGGCTTCTTCGAGCGGATGAAGGACGCGTTGGGTTTGTAACAGTCAACAATCAACAATCAACAGTCAACAATCAACGGCAAACGGCCCGCCCGCATCCCACCCCACCCGCATCCCGCCACCCATGTCCAATCTGCTCGAACTCTACCTGCCGGTGCGTACGCGGCAAGCTGATGCCGAGGCCGTGACCGCCGCAGCCGAACTGCTGGCGCAGCATATCCCCGGCGGGGTGGTGGTGGAACAGACCGGTTTTGGCGAATATGGCGAGACCGAGGCGGTGCAGGTGGCGATCCGGGCCTTTGTGGAGGACGACCCGGGCTGGCTGGCCCGGCTGCAAGCCCTGGCCCAGGCCCTGGCTGCCCTCCCCACCGCCGAAAGCTACGGCGAGATCGCCATCCGCCCCCTGGCCGAACGAGACTGGACCGAAGCCTGGAAACAGCACTACACGCCCCTGCGGGCAGGCGAGCGGCTGGTCATCTCGCCCACCTGGACGCAGCCGGAGACGAAACCCGGCGACATCGTCATCCGGCTCGACCCCGGCATGGCTTTTGGCACTGGCGGCCACCCCTCCACCCGTCTCATCCTGGCCCTGCTGGAGCGCTACCTGCGCCCCGGCGACCGCGTGCTGGATGTGGGCGTCGGCTCCGGCATCCTGGCCATCGCCGCCTGCAAGTTGGGCGCGGCTGATGTGCTGGCCACCGACATCGACCCCGTGGCCGTGCGCGTGGCCGCCGAAAACGCGCGCTTGAACCAGGTCGCCGAGGCAATCCGGGTCGAGGCCGGCTCGGTCCCCGCCGCCGGCGTCTTCGACCTCATCCTGGCCAACATCCTGGCCGATGTGGTGGCCGAGCTGCTGCTGCACGAAGACCTGGCCGAGCGTCTGGCTCCCGGCGGGGTGCTGCTCCTGGCCGGGATCATCGACCACCGCCGGCATCTGGTCGATCTGGCGCTGGCTGCGCGCGGGCTGGGCCTGGTCGATTCGCGGCGCGACGGCGACTGGTGGGCGCTGGTTGCACGGGAGGAATGACACAAATCTGAACCATGCATCGCTTCTTCGTCTCCCCCTCTTCAATTCGCGGCCAACAGGTGCGCTTTGGCCCCGACCAGGCGCACCAGATCCGCAGCGTCCTGCGTTTGCGCAGCGGCGACGAGGTGGAGGTGCTGGATGGCGAGGGCGGGCGCTACCGGGCGGGCTTGCAGTTCAGCGGCAAGAGCGAGGTGTCCGGCCAGATCGTGCTGACCCTGCCTGCGGGCGCGGAACCGGCCGGCGATCTCATCCTCTGCCAGGCCATCGCCCGCGGCGAACGTTTCGAGTGGGTGCTGCAAAAAGGCGTCGAGTTGGGCGTGACCCATTTCCAGCCCATCATCACCCGCCGCACGGTGCGCCGCTCACCGGGCGACGGCCAGCACCAACGCTGGGAGCGGATCATCCGCGAGGCGGCCGAGCAGAGCCTGCGCGGGCGGTTGCCGCAACTGCTGCCGGAGATCGGCTTCGAGCAGGCGCTGGCGCAACGGCGGGGTCTGGGCCTGATGCCCGCCACCTCGGCCGCCCGGCCCATCCGCCAGGCGCTGGGCGCGGCGGGCTGGCCCCTGACGCTGTTCATCGGCCCGGAAGGCGGCTTCGACCCGGCCGAGATCGAGGCGGCGGCGGGGGCGGGGGTCGAACTGGTGGGGCTTGGCCCGCGCGTCCTCCGCACCGAGACGGCCGCCGTCGTCTTGCTGGCGCTCGTCGCCGCCCAACTGGGCGAGATGGATCGTCCCGCCCCCTATTGGGAGGCGAACGAGGTAACATCGCGCGATTTTGCCGCGTCCAAAGAACCGTAACCCCAAAAACGTAATCTCAAACTGGAGCCTTCGCAAATGTCTATCGAAAACGTCATCATCATTGGCAGCGGCCCCGCCGGTTTTTCGGCCGGCATCTATACTGGGCGCGCCCAACTCAATCCCCTCATCATCACCGGCAACGAGATCGGCGGCCAGGTAGCCATTACTTACGAAGTCGAGAACTATCCCGGCTTCCCGGCCAGCCTCTCTGGCCCCGAGCTGGTGGAGAAATTCCAGGAGCAGGCGCAGAAGTTCGGCGCCCGCATCGAATACGATTATGTCAACGAAGTCGATTTCAGCCAGCATCCCTTCCTCGTCAAGACGCAGGGCGGGCAGAGCTACCAGGCCCGAAGCGTGATCGTGGCCACGGGCGCCACCCCGCGCAAGCTGCACATCCCTGGCGAAGAGGAACTGACCGGTCGCGGCGTCAGCTACTGCGCCACCTGCGACGGCTTTTTCTTCCGGGGCAAAGAGGTGGTGGTGGTGGGCGGCGGCGATAGCGCCATCGAGGAAGCGCTGTTCCTGACCCGCTTCGCCACCAAAGTGACGATCATCCACCGCCGCGATGAGTTGCGGGCCAGCAAGATCCTGCAAAGCCGGGCTTTCAGCAACGAAAAGATCCAGTTTCTGTGGGATAGCACTGTTTCCAGCATCGAGGCCGGGCCGAGCGGGGCGGTGCAAGCGATCGTGGTCGAGAATGTGAGGACGGGCAAAAAGGATGTCTTCCCCACCGAGGGCGTGTTCATCTTCATCGGCCATGAGCCGAACGGCTGGATGTTCGAGGGCCAGTTGGAGATGGAGAACGGCTATATCGCCACCAACCGGCGGATGCATAGCAGCGTGCCGGGCGTGTTTGCCGCCGGCGAGATCCAGGACGACTACTTCCGGCAGGTGGCCACCAGCGCCGGGCAGGGGGTGATGGCGGCGATGGAGGCCGAGAAGTTTCTGGCCGCGCTGGAAGCGACCGACTACGACACCTTCCGCATCGTCATCCCGGCCGAGGAACTCATCCCGGCCTGAAGCGGGCCAGCTTCCGACAGGTGTGGAGACTGAAACACGGGCGGCTGCAGGACCGCCCGTGTTTTCTTTGGGCGGGAGTAATGTTTCTGTAAGAAATGCGCTGTATGGTGCATTTTGCGAATTGCATGTTTTCTGGCGTCGATTCAGAATGAATCCACACGCCTTCACGTTTCACGCCTTCACGTTTCACGCCTTCACGTTTCACGCCTTCACTTCTCACGCAACACGTAACACGCAACACGCACCACGCCACACGCACCCCATGGACCGCCCCCACATCCTCGTCGTCGAAGACGAACCCAGCATCGCCGAAGTCGTCAGCCTCTACCTCAAGCGCGGGGGCTATGATGTGACCGTGCTGCGCGATGGCGAGACGGCGCTCAACTGGCTGGCGGCCTCGCACCCCGACCTGGTGGTGCTGGACTTGATGCTGCCGCATGTCGATGGCCTCGAGATCACGCGCTGGCTGCGGGCGCACAGCGACACCCCCATCATCATGCTCACCGCCCGCCGCGAGGAGACCGACCGCATCCTGGGTCTGGAAATGGGGGCTGATGATTATGTCGTCAAGCCCTTCAGCCCGCGCGAGTTGGTCAGCCGCGTCAAGGCGGTGCTGCGGCGGACGCAGGGGGCGCCGACCGCCAGCGGTGAAGCGGCCATCGTTTTTGCGGACCTGCAAATCGACCCCAAGACGCGGCTTGCCACCGTGCGCGGCGAAGAAAAAACCCTGACCGCCAAGGAATTCGACCTGCTGTGGTGGCTGGCCCGGCATCCGCGGCAGGTCTTCAACCGCGACCAACTGCTCGACCAGGTGTGGGGGATCAGCGAGTACATCGACCCCAGCACCGTCACCGTCCACATCCGCCGCCTGCGCGAGAAGCTGGAGGCCGACCCCTCGAACCCGCGCCATCTCCTGACGGTGTGGGGGGTGGGGTATAAGTTCGAGCCGTGAGGTGGAGATTGGGGAGTGGAGAGTGGAGATTGGTTATTATGCGTCGCTCAGGCAGAGCCAATCTCTAATCTCTAATCTCTAATCCCCAATAACTGGGAGATTGTGCCATGGAACTAACCATTACCGAGAAACGCCCGCTTTCGATGCGGTTGCCGATGCGATACCTGGCGGGGGTGCTGGTCACGCTGGCGCTGGCGCTGAGCTTTTTCTATCTGCTCATGCGGCCGTCGATGCTGGATTTGCAGGCGATGGCGCTGTTTCTGGCCATCACGGCCGGGATTTCGCTGGCCGCTGGCTATCTGGCCTATCGTTTCGGGCTGATCCATCGCTCGCCCAGCCTGCGTTGGACGCTGCTGGGGAGCTGGGCGCTGGCCGGGGCGCTCACGTTCCTCAATGTCTGGCTGACGGCGCGGCTGATGTTCGCCAGCCAGCACGATCTGCGGTTGGCGACGGTGCTGCTGCTTTTTGCCGGGGGCATCGCCATGTCGTTGGGCTATTTCCTGGCCGCGGCGCTGACCGACAGCATCGCCCAACTGACGGCGGGTGCGCAGGCGGTGGCCAGGGGGCAGTTGGATGTGCGGGTGCCGGTAGCCGGTCGCAACGAGATGGCCGAATTGGCCGCTTCGTTCAATGAGATGGCGGCGCAGCTTCAGACCACCGACCAGGAGCGCCGCGACCTGGAGGCGATGCGTCGCAACCTGGTGGCCTGGGCCGGCCATGACCTGCGCACGCCGCTGGCCTCGGTGCAGGCCATCATCGAGGCGCTGGCCGATGGCATGGTGGAGGATGCTGACACCCAACAACGTTATCTGCGCACGGCCCGGCGCGATGTCCAGGCATTGGCAACCTTGATCGATGATCTCTTCGACCTGGCCCAGTTCGACGCCGGCCGGCTTCTGCTCGACCGCCACCCCACCCCCATCGCCGACCTGGTCTCGAACACCATCGAACGCTACGCCGAGCTGGCCGCCCGCCACCAGGTGGCGCTGGCAGGCGACGCCGGCCCGGACCTGATCGCCGACCTGGATGCGCAGAAGATCGAGCGCGTGCTGACCAACCTGGTGGGCAATGCCCTGCGCCACACCCCGGCCGGGGGGCGGGTGCAGGTGCGGGCCACAGCCGCAGCCGGGCAGGTGGAGATCGAGGTCATCGACACGGGCGAGGGCATCGGGGCCGAGGATTTGCCACACGTCTTCGACCAGTTCTACCGGGGCGAGAAGTCGCGCAGCCGCACGACGGGCGGGGCCGGGTTGGGGCTGGCCATCGCCCGCCGCATCGTCGAGGCGCACGGCGGCCGCATCTGGGCCGAAAGCCGGGCGGGGGAGGGGGCGAGGTTCGTGGTCAGGTTGCCGGCGGTGCAGGCTGCGTAGGCCACCCTGAACCGGGTGTGCTCCGGCGGCATCTCCGGTCGCTGCGTGCATCACGCGCTGCGGCGCTGCCGCGCGCTTGTGATAAAATCGACGCATTCCCACCCACACCCTTCGTCTCGGAGTTGCCATGTCCACACCCACTGTCGTTCAAGAACTGGTCGAGCGCATCACCGCCAATGTCGAGCGCGTCATCCTGGGCAAACGCCAGCCCATCCGCTCCACCCTCCTCGCCCTCCTCTGCGAAGGCCACCTGCTGATCGAGGACGTCCCCGGCCTGGGCAAAACCATGCTGGCGCGGGCCATCGCCAAATCCATCGGCTGCACCTTCAGCCGCATCCAGTTCACGCCCGACATGCTCCCCAGCGATGTCACCGGCGTCTCCGTCTACAACCAGAAGACGCAGACCTTCGAGTTTCGGCCCGGCCCCATCTTCGCCCAGATCGCCCTGGCCGACGAGATCAACCGCGCCACCCCCAAGACCCAGGCCGCCCTGCTCGAAGCCATGGAAGAACGCCAGGTCACGGTCGATGGCGTCACCTATCCCCTGGCGCGGCCCTTCCTGGTGCTGGCCACACAGAACCCGATCGAATACGAAGGCACCTTCCCTCTGCCCGAGGCCCAGGTCGACCGCTTCATCATGCGCATCCACCTCGGCTACCCCGACCGCAAGCACGAGGTCGCCATCCTCGACTCGCAGGTCGACCATCACCCCATCGAGGACATCGCCCAGGTCGTCAGCGCCGAGGAACTGACCGCCGCCCAAGACGCGGTCAAGACCATCTATGTCGATGAGCAACTCAAGAACTACATCATCTCGCTGACGACCGCCACCCGCGAACACCCCGACGTCTACCTCGGCGCCAGCCCGCGCGGCTCGCTCGCCCTGTTCAAGACCGCCCGCGCCTTTGCCGCCGCCCAGAGTCGCGACTACGTCATCCCCGATGATGTCAAAGCCCTGGCCGTCGCCACCCTGGCCCACCGGCTGATCATCAGCCCCTCGGCCCGGATCAAGAACGTCAACCCGGAAACCATCGTCCAGGAAACACTGAACACCATCGCCATCCCCGGCGCCCGTTCGCAGCCCAAAGCCTGAACCAGACCCAACTCGCGTCTCGCAACGGCCTCAGCCTCGCCGTCGCCCCGTCGCCTACACGTCACATGCGTCGCAACACCTGGATCGCCCTCCTTGTCTGGCTCATCAGCCTGGTCGCCGCCCTGAACACCGGCCGGGACATCCTCTACAACACCTTCTACCTCATCACCATCCTGCTGGCGGGGTCCTGGCTGTGGGCATGGCTCAACGTCAACTGGGTGAGCCTGAGCCGTTACACCCGCGCCCGGCGCAGCCAGGTGGGCAAATTCGCCGAAGAACAATTCGAGCTGGTCAACCGCAGCCGACTGCCCAAACTCTGGCTGGAGGTGAAGGACTTTTCGACCCTGCCGGGGCATCAGCCTTCGCGGGTGGTCAGCTCGCTGGGCGGGCGCAAACGGCACAGCTGGTTCATCCGCACCCCGTGCTACCGCCGCGGGCGCTATCTGCTCGGCCCCCTCAGCGTCCGCAGCGGCGACCCCCT is part of the Caldilineales bacterium genome and harbors:
- a CDS encoding WD40 repeat domain-containing protein, translating into MAALSFAGSGEDILAAYCLSGSIVRWQLGDNQRLVDALNVEPFGCSSVAFDQAGKLAAVGGGSIPPTQAAGYAVSFKGGRLWDLEQRKLKFKSRDLSLVDVLISPDGKWYVEVTQAGPDVYETSMGDDLVYGYVWMGEPWTAAGIDSTGEWVAYASADGRIDIEPTTSSRGREGRGGILGLDRAEPTLDIAFDPFHRYVATVTTNTFALWELRNWDSLVLEQALANPTSLGDVTFSPDGKLLAVATAAGWQIWSVKDRQLLLENPQATYALAFSPDGRLFAWGDANGVVHIWGAPDQGAS
- a CDS encoding phosphodiester glycosidase family protein gives rise to the protein MILRRILILVISIFIAVGIAWLGWRLRIDWLRPERSAYSMELVPGLHYRREARSSPRPLLIHILTVDLHQPGLGVLVTPGNRTERGEISARTTSAFAREFGVQVAINGSFFEPFHAGAWPWDYYPHSGDPVDVTGLAISDGRIYSSADNKHPVLCIVGDRFTLGSLQCPPATTEALAGDRVLVQAGKLSYSERAPALHPRTMVALAPNGNTLWLVIVDGRQTGYSEGVTLTELAEIALELGADSAMSLDGGGSSTLVAAIHGEVRVLNSPIHQDIPMFERPVANHLGVYVSD
- a CDS encoding ABC-F family ATP-binding cassette domain-containing protein, with the protein product MSLLTAHRLAMSYGPLDVFEGVDLAVANGDRIGLVGPNGEGKTTLLRILAGQLQPTAGAVHRRRGLRIGYLPQDPPPPGDKTLWDDLLEVFAGLRAEEAALRDLEAQMADPDHGEAALALYAERQHRFELAGGYDYPLRIQQTLTGLGFRPDQFDLPLNFLSGGQRTRGLLARLLLEKPDLLLLDEPTNHLDLNAVEWLEDALLGWEGAMILVAHDRYFLDRVATKTWEMAWGELTAYRGNYSHYVIQREDRLERLRKDYEAQQEFIAKEEDYIRRNLAGQNTRQAQGRRTRLERLLAADRLAAPRHRHRLNLAFQNRLRSGTLVLATSGLVAGYHARPTPVSSMDRSGGIAYTGNGPIQPEDTVLFSAEDVLLKRGERVGVIGPNGAGKTTFVRTLLGQIPPLAGELRLGASLRPGYLAQVQAALKPEWTALDALTDADPRLLPAEARHILARYLFTDDDVFKTVDTLSGGQRSRLALARLSRQQANFLVLDEPTNHLDIESQEVLEAMLAEFNGTVLLVSHDRYLIDAIATQVWAIQGGRMRAYEGNYSSYLAARAAEAAQQSSAEVARTESQQQRERSREERRKRREDEKRQAEAAAVESEIETLENQLAEIGEALARASHAQRLGEVQALGERYVDVEQQLHQLLESWAEMA
- the coaE gene encoding dephospho-CoA kinase (Dephospho-CoA kinase (CoaE) performs the final step in coenzyme A biosynthesis.), whose protein sequence is MKDTLIIGLTGNIGTGKTTVLKLLRAYGACTIDADDVAHEVIQPGQPAHAQVVAAFGQEILDDSGIIDRKRLGQIVFNDPNKLARLEHLIHPAIIARINALIEAANEAVVVIEAIKLLEAGMAATLCDQVWVVTSPVEQQIERLMAERGMTRAAALARLSSQSPQSFKVSQADVVIDNSGSLAQLERQVQAAWQRLPLFVPA
- the dnaJ gene encoding molecular chaperone DnaJ gives rise to the protein MSTKRDYYEILGVDRKASAEEIKRAYRRLAKQYHPDVYKGGDGDQHFKEINEAHEVLSDPDKRAAYDRFGHAGVSGAAGAGPGGPGAGFPDITDIFTEFFGGGFGGFARGPQRGPVRGADLRYNLTIEFEEAVMGAEKEIEITREESCPRCTGTGAEPGTSPIRCPTCNGSGEVRQRQQTILGTFVNASTCPRCRGEGEIVTTACQQCNGERIVGVSRRLRVKIPPGVDDGTRIRLANEGAAGLRGGPNGNLYVFLNVKAHKYFRRQENDILLDLPVNIAQAVLGAELEAPTLDGPRSVKVPPGSQPGKVLRLKGLGVPHLRGSGRGDMLFTVRVAIPTQLNDEQRRLFEQLAESLGSAADKPEGGFFERMKDALGL
- the prmA gene encoding 50S ribosomal protein L11 methyltransferase; amino-acid sequence: MSNLLELYLPVRTRQADAEAVTAAAELLAQHIPGGVVVEQTGFGEYGETEAVQVAIRAFVEDDPGWLARLQALAQALAALPTAESYGEIAIRPLAERDWTEAWKQHYTPLRAGERLVISPTWTQPETKPGDIVIRLDPGMAFGTGGHPSTRLILALLERYLRPGDRVLDVGVGSGILAIAACKLGAADVLATDIDPVAVRVAAENARLNQVAEAIRVEAGSVPAAGVFDLILANILADVVAELLLHEDLAERLAPGGVLLLAGIIDHRRHLVDLALAARGLGLVDSRRDGDWWALVAREE